ACGAGCCGATGCCCGCAGCTGTGTCAATCACCAGCACAGCGAGACTGTCACCGATTTCACTGAAGGCCTGAATCAGGCCTGCGTGCTGAGCCAGAGACAAATGCACCATGCTCTGGAAGCCTGAAGCCGCGGGGACGATTCGTATCCCGCCCGGACCGCGCAAAAGTACATCGGATAGCTCACAGCGACCTTCGATTAAATCGGCAAGCGTGTACTGCGGGGAAAGCCCCAACAGGACATCGATATTCGCCTAGCCAAGATCGCCATCAAGCAATACGACTTGCCTTCCAAGTTTCGCCAGCTCCAATGAAAGATTTACAGCCACAGTCGTCTTGCCGACGCCGCTCTTTCCGCCGCTCACGGCGATAACTTGTACAGAACGCACACCATCCATGTTTTTGATTCCCTTCCATGTGCAACGCTTGCAAGTAGTCGCTAACTATTCCTAAATACGCAACTGTAACTGAAAAGTACAGACACATAGCCCCTAGCTGTAGCACAGAATCACCAGAAACGATGTAACCCACTACATGGCAATCACGCGAACCAGAACTGCCACTGCTGCGATGCCCTCATCCGCCGTTCCTGCGGCACAGTATCAGGCGGATACTCCGCCGCCGCCCTGCATGTCGTTGGTGGCGGAGCCGTCTGGCGCTTTTAACCGGTGCGATTGTCAGATTCGGGCGTGCTGATTTCTGCTATCAACGAACGCTTTGAATCTGAGACCGGATGAATGGTCGGGCAAAATACGGCGAAGCAATCATGATGCGACTAGCATTATGTATCCGTACTGCCATCTCAGCATACATATAGCGGTGACTTGCAATGGATAAGATCGCCCGAAAATTGATCATCCCCTCCGTAGCCCGTATTACCGGAGCAGGACTTGCCCTAATCGCCGGATTGGGCATAACTCAAGCGGCACATGCCGATGAGGCCTATGCCAAAAGTCAACTCAAGAACATGTCCGACTACATGTCAGCGCAAAAAAACATATCGTTCAATTATGACACCATTCTTGAAGTCGTCACTAAAGATCAGCAAAGACTGGCCCTGGCGGGCTCCGGTGCTGTGTCGATCAACCGGCCTGACAAGCTGCACACTACACGTTCCAGCGGCTTTGCAGACATGGAAATGTTGTTTGATGGCAAGATGCTCACGTTGATTGGTAAAGGTAAAAACATTTACACGCAGATCGAAGTTCCGGGCACGCTTGACCATCTGTTCGATGTACTACGGGATAAATACGACAGGCCACTTCCCGGCGCTGACCTGCTCATGTCAAACCCTCAAGATCAATTGATGGCAGACGTGACCAACATCAAAGACCTGGGCAGCGGTGTTATTGGCGGTGTCGAATGCGATCACCTGGCTTTCAGGAAGAAAGAGGTGGATTGGCAAATATGGATTGCCCAGGGCGAGCGGCCCTACCCTTGCCGTTACTCCGTTACGTCAAAAAAGGTTGCTGGTGGTCCACAGTACAGCATTCAGCTGAGCGACTGGAAAAGCGGCGATGCCGTTGCGCCTGAAGATTTCGCTTTTAATAACTCAACGAATGCCAAAAAAATGGAGTTGAAAGACCTGCCCAACGCCGAGGACTTACCGAGCAACTTTGTGCGAGGAAAAACCAAATGAACCTCTTGATGAAATCATGCGGCTTTCTTCTGGCTGGATTCGTTCTGATGTGTGCGCTGGAGCTGGGAGAGACCTTGTCGATCCCAGGAGTACACAGTTTGATTCCCCAGGCAGAGGCTGTGGTCGGGCGTCCACTCACACCCGTAAGTGTTGCCGGCGTAGCGAGGCGCACGGCACGGCGAAATTAAGGCACGTTCCAACGGGATTCTTCTCGTCGTCACCTCTCCGGTGTCCTGCCGATCGAACACAATCCCTACTTCTGATTCACCAAAGCATCATAGGCCGCCGTGCACGTCATGCCCCGTCCGCGGGCTTGATCAGCATTTGCCGCCATGACTCCCGCTGCTGCATCAGCCATATTGAGCACGTCGGCAAGCACTCTGGCGGAGTGGGCAGCTGCCTTGCTTGCGGCGGCAGTGCAGGAATTGCCGCTGGCTTCACTGGCTGCGAGTCGACGGGCAAGGTTGCCGGCGGCGAGCTGCACGCCGCCAGCAAAAGCACGAGCGGAAGCAGCATCAGCCGTTGCTTGATCGATGATCTGTTGGCCATTCTGGATCGCCTTATTGATTGACTGTTGGTAGGCCTGCTCTTTGGTACGCTCGGCGGCTTCATTCTGGGCTTTTGCCTCTGCGTCCCGAGTGTCGCGAGCATTCCACTCGCCCTGCCACTTCTCCTCCGTGACCGTCACTCCGTGGTGATAGGCTCCGAACAGCGTGCCGGCGACCAGAAGCATCGCAGCTACATAGGGAAGGATGCGCAACCAGGTTGAAGTCATGCCTCATCCTCCCAAGGCGGAAGATCAACCGTTTGTCCGGCCAGGGCATGAGTGCAATCGCACAAGAATTGGATACGGCCATCGGTGACGAACGAGTGACAGACCCGATCGCCATCAGACCAGTGATAACGCACCAACACTGAAGGCGTGAAGGTAGGTTTCTCGGTGCTTCCATTCCAGCCCCAGCGCGGACCAGGTCCGGGGCCGTGCATGACGCGGTGCACCATCGCGCAGCCAGGGCACTCAAACCAAAGGCTACCTTCCTCGGTAGTGGCCAGAACTCGAGACACTCTGCTGAAGGCGGTCATGGCACATCCTTGAAGAAAACGTGGTGACCAAGCTTCAGCGTCTGCTTCGCTCTTACAGCCCAGGCCGGCGCTTTCGGCATCGTGGTCGCGTAATAGTGCGTAGCGCCGCCGGTGGGGTCCGGCACCTTCCCGTCAACCACTTGGTCAGCGGCGATCCTGGCTTGGGCCAACTCTCGGAACGGGATCGGCTTTGCACCACTCAGGTAGGCGTAGTTCGGATCGTTCCTATTCCAGCAGCTGAACTGGTACGGCTTTTGGCACACACCGGCATAACCTTCGCCCCACCACGATTTATCTTTGCCGTCGTTAACACGGTTGCGAATGGTCCAGGCTACGGCGATCTGGCCGACAAGACTTTCTCCGCGAGCTTCCCCCCACAACGTGCGGGCGAGAATGTCTCGATCCTTTTCGGTGACAGGCATACTTTTCTCCAAGCGAAAAAAAGCCCGCACTTGGCGGGCATCGGAGTTACGGGTTCGGTTAGGGAGAGGTCGGCCACGTCAGCACTGGCAGACTGCACTCAGGGAAGCCATCAGCTTTTGGCAGATCGCGGAGCGCTTGACGATAATCCAATGCGGCTTTGAGCTTGGTGGCTGTGAGTGTTGGTGTTGCGCCGGCCAGCAACTCGTCTTGATGCCTGATTACCATCCAGTCCGACGAATACAGAAGTTGTACGCGCTCATTCAAAAGGGCAGACACCTTTGCAGCGTGGATGTCTTCTGGCGTTGGGACCGGGTCTGGCTCG
The window above is part of the Pseudomonas sp. B21-048 genome. Proteins encoded here:
- a CDS encoding DUF2092 domain-containing protein; this encodes MDKIARKLIIPSVARITGAGLALIAGLGITQAAHADEAYAKSQLKNMSDYMSAQKNISFNYDTILEVVTKDQQRLALAGSGAVSINRPDKLHTTRSSGFADMEMLFDGKMLTLIGKGKNIYTQIEVPGTLDHLFDVLRDKYDRPLPGADLLMSNPQDQLMADVTNIKDLGSGVIGGVECDHLAFRKKEVDWQIWIAQGERPYPCRYSVTSKKVAGGPQYSIQLSDWKSGDAVAPEDFAFNNSTNAKKMELKDLPNAEDLPSNFVRGKTK
- a CDS encoding DUF2514 domain-containing protein; the protein is MTSTWLRILPYVAAMLLVAGTLFGAYHHGVTVTEEKWQGEWNARDTRDAEAKAQNEAAERTKEQAYQQSINKAIQNGQQIIDQATADAASARAFAGGVQLAAGNLARRLAASEASGNSCTAAASKAAAHSARVLADVLNMADAAAGVMAANADQARGRGMTCTAAYDALVNQK
- a CDS encoding DUF6527 family protein encodes the protein MTAFSRVSRVLATTEEGSLWFECPGCAMVHRVMHGPGPGPRWGWNGSTEKPTFTPSVLVRYHWSDGDRVCHSFVTDGRIQFLCDCTHALAGQTVDLPPWEDEA
- a CDS encoding cell wall hydrolase, whose product is MPVTEKDRDILARTLWGEARGESLVGQIAVAWTIRNRVNDGKDKSWWGEGYAGVCQKPYQFSCWNRNDPNYAYLSGAKPIPFRELAQARIAADQVVDGKVPDPTGGATHYYATTMPKAPAWAVRAKQTLKLGHHVFFKDVP
- a CDS encoding phage tail assembly chaperone, whose amino-acid sequence is MIVYSFDPTSMEFVGVTDAFESPLEPGVFLLPANSTEVAPPDFDSVTQICTFNGADWTLTDRPLPEPDPVPTPEDIHAAKVSALLNERVQLLYSSDWMVIRHQDELLAGATPTLTATKLKAALDYRQALRDLPKADGFPECSLPVLTWPTSP